The genomic interval CGAGAAGCAGGTCCTCTCGATGGACTTCAACTTCCTCTACAACCAGTCCGGCGACGACACCAAGGGCGACCCGAAGAAGTACGCGGAGTGGCGGAAGCTGACGCGGGACGGCTATCTGAACGGCTTCGAGCGCGTCTACAACGGCAGCCGGGCTCCGCTGTTCATCGGCAACCACTTCGAGGACTGGAACGGTGGCATCTATATGAAGGCCATCGAGGACGTCATGAAGTCGGTGTGCAAGCGCGACGGCGTGCGCTGCGTGTCCTTCAAGCAGCTCGCGGACTGGCTGGACGAGCAGGATCCGAAGGTGCTGACGAAGCTGCGCGGCCTGGACCCGGCCCAGTCCCCGGACTGGTCCGGCTTCGTCAAGAAGAAGTAGCGGAGCGGGACGGGCGGCGCCGGGCCGGGCCCGGCGCCGCCCGTCCCGGTCAGCGCTTCGGGGCGGCGGTCATGTACTTCGTCCAGATGTCGATCGGGATGGTGCTGCCCAGGGTGCCCTTGGCGGCCCCGGCCAGGCCGTCCAGGGGCTGGAGCTCCTGCGACTTCGGGTCGATGCGGGAGAGCGAGACGGCGGTCGACACCTTGTCCCGGTAGCCCGCGAACCACGCCGACTTGTTGTCCTGCGCCGTCCCCGTCTTGCCCGCGGCGCCGGCCCCGGCCGCCCGCGCCGTGGTCGCGCTGCCGCGCAGCACGGCCTCGCGCAGGGCGTCGTCCACCGCGCCCGCGACCTTCGCGGGCAGCACCCGCTCGGCCTCGGGCTTCTCCACCGGGACGGGGTTGCCGTTGCGGCTGAGCTTGTCCACGGAGTACGGCTCGCTGTGCAGGCCGCCGGCGGCGAAGGTGCCGTACGCCCCGGCCATGCGGATGGCGCTGGGGGTCGCGGTGCCCAGCGAGAAGCCGGGCAGCTTCTGGCCGAGGCTGTTCTTCAGCAGGCCCGCGGCCACGGCGGTCTCGCCCACCTGGTCCAGGCCGGCGTCCATGCCGAGCTGCATCATCGGGGTGTTGACGGACTGGGCGACCGCTTCCTTCAGGGTGACCTTGCCCCAGGACTTCCCGCCGTCGTTGAGCGCCTTGACGATCTTGCCGGAGCGGTCCCAGTACGGGCCCTCCGGGGTGAGCAGCGAGATCTTGTCGTCCCCGTTGTAGACGGTCGCCGGGGAGACCGGGGTGCGGGGCTTGCCGCGCTCCTTCTGGACACCTTCGCGCAGGGCGGCCGCGTAGACGAAGGGCGTGAAGGACGTGCCCGCGGGGACGACGGAGGAGTTGGCGTCGTTGAAGCCCTGCTTGAGGTAGCCCGGGCCGCCGTACAGGGCGACGATGCGCCCGTCGGTGGCGACCGAGGCGGCGCCGATGCGGACGTCCTTGTCGGCGTCGCGCTTCTCCGCGTCCAGGCGGCCGCTCGCCTCGGCGACGGCCTCGGTCAGCGCGTCCATGCGGGGCTTCTCGAAGGTGGTGCGGATCTGGTAGCCGCCGAGGTCGAAGTCGTGGTCGGAGACCTCGGTGTGGGCGCTCACGTAGGCGCGGGCGGTCTCCACCAGATAGCCGGTCTGCCCGGTGAGCCCGGCCGGCTTCGGCGGGGCCTGGGGCTCCGGGAAGGTGGTGTATCCGGCCCGCTCCTCCTTGGAGAGCTTGCCGATGGTGACCATCCGGTCGAGGATCCACTTCCAGCGCTCCACGGCGCGCTCGTGGTTCTTCGGGCCGAGCGCCGGGTCGTAGAGGCCGGCGCCCTTGAGCAGCGAGGCCAGGAAGGCGCCCTCGCTGGCGTTCAGCTGCGAGACGTCCTTGCCGTAGTAGGCGTGGGCGGCGCGCTGGATGCCGTAGGTGCCGCGCCCGAACCAGCTGGTGTTGAGGTAGCCCTCCAGGATGTCGTCCTTGCTCATCTGGTTGTCCAGCTTGATGGCGATGAACATCTCGGTGAACTTGCGGCTGAAGGTCTGGTCCTGGTTGAGGTAGGCGTTCTTCACGTACTGCTGGGTGATCGTGGAGCCGCCCTGGGTGCTGCCGCCGGTGACCATCCTGGTGACGGCGCGGGTCATGCCGCTGACCGAGATGCCGCTGTCGGAGTAGAAGGTCTCGTTCTCGGCGGCCAGCGCCGCCCAGCGGACCTTCTCGGGGACCTTGCGCAGATCGAGGTCCTGGCGGTTGACCTCGCCGGTGCGGGCCATCTCGGTGCCGTCGGCCCAGTAGTAGACGTTGTCCTGCTGGGTGGCGAAGGCGTTGAGGTCGGCGGGTATCTCGGTGCGGACGTACATGATCGTCACCAGGGCGGTCAGCAGCCCGCCGGCGGTGAGGACGGAGCCCAGCGTCTGGCGCCACGAGGGCACCCAGCGCCGGAAGCCCTGCCGCCCCGGCCGGGGGTAGGCGGGGCGCAGCCTGCGCTTGCGGGGGGCGGCGCGCCTACGGCGGGCCGGGGCGGCGTGGTTCCGGGCGTGCGCCCCTTTTCGGCGTTCGAACACCGCTCGACCCTACGGCCTGCGCCTGTCCGGTGGGTACGGCAGATGTCCGCGGATTCCAAATAAGGAGGTCTGTTCGGGTACCGTACGTTTCTACACACCTGTAAATGCAAAAGGATCACCGCACGACATGGAAACCGCCACCCCCACCGCCGCCGTGCCGCGCCACGGCCGTCGC from Streptomyces albireticuli carries:
- a CDS encoding transglycosylase domain-containing protein; this encodes MFERRKGAHARNHAAPARRRRAAPRKRRLRPAYPRPGRQGFRRWVPSWRQTLGSVLTAGGLLTALVTIMYVRTEIPADLNAFATQQDNVYYWADGTEMARTGEVNRQDLDLRKVPEKVRWAALAAENETFYSDSGISVSGMTRAVTRMVTGGSTQGGSTITQQYVKNAYLNQDQTFSRKFTEMFIAIKLDNQMSKDDILEGYLNTSWFGRGTYGIQRAAHAYYGKDVSQLNASEGAFLASLLKGAGLYDPALGPKNHERAVERWKWILDRMVTIGKLSKEERAGYTTFPEPQAPPKPAGLTGQTGYLVETARAYVSAHTEVSDHDFDLGGYQIRTTFEKPRMDALTEAVAEASGRLDAEKRDADKDVRIGAASVATDGRIVALYGGPGYLKQGFNDANSSVVPAGTSFTPFVYAAALREGVQKERGKPRTPVSPATVYNGDDKISLLTPEGPYWDRSGKIVKALNDGGKSWGKVTLKEAVAQSVNTPMMQLGMDAGLDQVGETAVAAGLLKNSLGQKLPGFSLGTATPSAIRMAGAYGTFAAGGLHSEPYSVDKLSRNGNPVPVEKPEAERVLPAKVAGAVDDALREAVLRGSATTARAAGAGAAGKTGTAQDNKSAWFAGYRDKVSTAVSLSRIDPKSQELQPLDGLAGAAKGTLGSTIPIDIWTKYMTAAPKR